The Antarcticibacterium flavum genome contains the following window.
GGTAATTTCACGGCTGCATCCTCCTTTACTGTATTTTTACTGAAGGTGAATGTCTTTTCATACATCCTGTTTCCTTCAAAAAATGTAACCAGGAACTCATTATTGAGCTTTAGCACCTCATCCTGCATGAACTCGATTTTAGCATAGGATTTAGCCGGAAGCACTTTTATTGAGTGCCGCATGGTTGAGGTGAGATCCTTCCCGTCGTAACCACGGGCAATGATAAGTACCATTTCTATGGGTTCCATCCTGTCATTGATAAGGTAAGCGTTCCAGTCCTGTGACCTGAAGGCTTTATTTTCCTCCCTCACGGCGGCTACGTAAACCCCTTCAACTTGTGGGATCTCAATATCCTTTTTCACTTAATCCAGTTTATTCTTTACCTTAAAATATAGAAAAATAAGGGCTATAACGGCAACAACAAAGAGGATTGCTCCCACCATGAATTCCAGGATCTGAAAAACAAGGGTTAGGGAAAGAATAAGAGCAAGTACAATAATACCCAGGATAATGATTCCAACTTTTTTCATCTATATGCTTGATTTAAATTGTTTAAGGAAACGCAGGTCATTCTCATAAAACATTCGAATATCTCCAATTTGGTATAACAACATTGCAATACGTTCTATTCCCATTCCAAAGGCAAATCCTGTATACTCTGTAGGATCAATCCCGCAGTTCTTTAAAACATTTGGATCTACCATCCCGCAGCCCATAATTTCAAGCCAGCCGGTACCCTTGGTGATCCTGTAATCGGTTTCAGTTTCAAGGCCCCAATATATATCAACCTCTGCACTTGGCTCGGTAAAAGGGAAATAGGACGGACGCAACCTTATTCTAGATTTCCCGAACATTTGCTTTGTAAAATACAATAAAGTTTGTTTTAAATCGGCAAAGGAAACATCTTTATCAATATATAGCCCTTCTACCTGGTGAAATATACAGTGGGATCTTGCTGAGATGGCTTCATTTCTAAAGACCCTCCCCGGGGAGATGGTCCTTATGGGCGGTTCATTATTTTCCATATACCTCACCTGTACAGAGGAGGTATGGGTACGCAAAAGTATATCAGGATCGGTTTGAACGAAGAAAGTATCCTGCATATCACGGGCAGGGTGATATTCGGGCAAATTCAGGGCAGTAAAGTTATGCCAGTCGTCCTCAATTTCTGGTCCTTCAGAAACATTGAAACCAATATTGGAGAAGATCTCAATGATCTGGTTCTTAACAAGGGAAATTGGGTGGCGGGCACCTATCTCCAAAGGTTCCCCCGGGCGTGTTAAGTCTCCATACACACCTTTTTCTACCTGCTGCCCCTCCATAGTCTCTTTAAGCAGATTTACTTTTTCCTGTGCGGCGGTCTTTAGGGTATTAATAGCCTGTCCAAAATCCTTCTTCTGCTCATTGGGAACATTCTTAAAGTCGGCAAAGAACTTGTTCAAAAGTCCTTTTTTTCCAAGGTATTCAATACGGAAGGCTTCAACCTCCTCCGGACTGTTAGCCTGAAAATTCTCAACTCTAATTATATGCTCCTTTATCTTGTCAATCATGAAAACTTTCATTTTAAGAAGGGCAAATTTACTAAAAAAGAAGTTTACCCCCTGTATGTGTGGTCCTATTCTATATAGCCTTTTTCCAGGAA
Protein-coding sequences here:
- the pheS gene encoding phenylalanine--tRNA ligase subunit alpha, coding for MIDKIKEHIIRVENFQANSPEEVEAFRIEYLGKKGLLNKFFADFKNVPNEQKKDFGQAINTLKTAAQEKVNLLKETMEGQQVEKGVYGDLTRPGEPLEIGARHPISLVKNQIIEIFSNIGFNVSEGPEIEDDWHNFTALNLPEYHPARDMQDTFFVQTDPDILLRTHTSSVQVRYMENNEPPIRTISPGRVFRNEAISARSHCIFHQVEGLYIDKDVSFADLKQTLLYFTKQMFGKSRIRLRPSYFPFTEPSAEVDIYWGLETETDYRITKGTGWLEIMGCGMVDPNVLKNCGIDPTEYTGFAFGMGIERIAMLLYQIGDIRMFYENDLRFLKQFKSSI